TTTACGCAGGCCGCCCATGTATAAAATATTCTGCGGATCGATATCGAGATGGTTTTCGTGCTTGATGTGCTGCATTTCGTGGATCACAATACCGGCTACCAAGAACAGCAGGCATTTAAAAAAAGCGTGCGTTGCCAAATGAAATAGTGACGAAGCATAAGCACCGACCCCCATAGCCAGCACCATAAAGCCTAGTTGCGATATGGTGGAGTAAGCCAGTATACGTTTCAGATCATTTTGCGTGAGGGCGATGCTTGCCGCCATAAATGCTGTAAAGCAGCCTATAACGGCAAACACGCTTAACTCTCCGGGCGTAAACAATGGATATGCTCTGCCAAGCAGGAAAACGCCCGCCGCCACCATCGTAGCGGCATGGATCAATGCTGATACCGAGGTTGGCCCTTCCATGGCATCGGGCAGCCAGGTATGTAACGGGAACTGTGCCGACTTAGCCGCCATGCCTAAAAATATTCCCGCAAAGGCTACGTATTGCCATACGGCAGGTAGTTGTCCGGTGGGTGCTATCCATATTCCGTTTTCGATAACAGATCGTGATACCAAGCCGTTATCACCGAATAGCTGAACCAGATCAAACGTACCATATTGTGCGAATAGGATAATGATAGCGGAGAGCAAACCTATATCGCCTATCCTATTCATGATAAAGGCCTTTTTGTTGGCTTGCACCGCCTTATCTCGCGTAAACCAAAAACCGATGAGCAGGTATGACGAAAAGCCTACCAACTCCCAAAAAGCGTAAAGCAGTATGGTGCTATCCACCACAACCAACGCCAACATACTAAAACAAAAGAAGCTGAGGTAAGTAAAATAACGGTTAAAGCGCTCATCCTCCCTCATATAAGCCATGGAGTATATGTGCACCGGCAATGCGATAACAGGCACCAATACCAGCATCATAACCGATAAATTATTGAGCCATACCCCAGCATAAACTTTAGTAGCGCCAATGCTAAACCATAGCTGCTGTGTGTGCACAGTTGTAGTATTCCAAACCGCGGCAAAAACACTTATGGCAAAGGCGGCACTTAATAGTATAGCGATGGTTGATATCCACCCGGTAACCTTTACCCTGTTGGGGATAAAATTATTAACGATAGCGGCAAGCAATGGCAATATCACCGCCACCACCGTGTGGAACGTTTGTATATGAGCGATATGTGCCTGATCGGGTACCAATGTTTATTTCTTTGTTTTCTTGTTATTTTTTGTTGTGACGAGGATAACGCCATGAGCACCTTTTATGCCGTATAATGCGGTCGCCCCAACATCTTTAAGTACCTGTAGTTTCTCTATGCTTTCAGGCTTGATGTTTTCCAGTTCTTTGATATCCTTTTCAACGCCATCAATCAGCAATAACGGGTTGTTTGGCCCCACGGTAGCGAATGATACTAAGCGTACAGGCTTTTTACTGGTGACTAATACTAATCCTTTAG
This Mucilaginibacter defluvii DNA region includes the following protein-coding sequences:
- a CDS encoding NADH-quinone oxidoreductase subunit L yields the protein MVPDQAHIAHIQTFHTVVAVILPLLAAIVNNFIPNRVKVTGWISTIAILLSAAFAISVFAAVWNTTTVHTQQLWFSIGATKVYAGVWLNNLSVMMLVLVPVIALPVHIYSMAYMREDERFNRYFTYLSFFCFSMLALVVVDSTILLYAFWELVGFSSYLLIGFWFTRDKAVQANKKAFIMNRIGDIGLLSAIIILFAQYGTFDLVQLFGDNGLVSRSVIENGIWIAPTGQLPAVWQYVAFAGIFLGMAAKSAQFPLHTWLPDAMEGPTSVSALIHAATMVAAGVFLLGRAYPLFTPGELSVFAVIGCFTAFMAASIALTQNDLKRILAYSTISQLGFMVLAMGVGAYASSLFHLATHAFFKCLLFLVAGIVIHEMQHIKHENHLDIDPQNILYMGGLRKKLPLTFIAAVVGSLALIGLLFTSGYLSKDGILIQAFEWAEGKSWYYQLVPVGALLTSLLTAFYVSRLIVKVFFGKFRLLDVHPGIKLHISDGGWNYKLPLIMLALCSLFPLFSLHPWLYEHAWLYEGFIPSNHLARENIYHTLIPIGVNIFSVMVIYLAYALYVKRNYVAPQAGWLFKLSYNQWYIDAFYHKVIVNGVLALSRLLYWFDRTVIDGLVNLLRNIVGLLSSLAEWTDRYIVNGVIYLITVLVRRIGNLARLFQGGKVQYYLYSMLAVVLLVFIFKLLI